One window from the genome of Sesamum indicum cultivar Zhongzhi No. 13 linkage group LG15, S_indicum_v1.0, whole genome shotgun sequence encodes:
- the LOC105178402 gene encoding uncharacterized protein LOC105178402 produces the protein MPMVVGRGRRWSDLIIWWVGVVLQLLFLLSNAQNLQGREGLSEDKIQADLPSAGVQLLEQDKQIVMCNGIVSITLTVPGGAVTNITYKDSGNLLETKDTKEYNRGLEGTSYKIIVQNENQTEISFTRTWKVGSSDAPLNVDKRFVMLRNSPGFYSYAVLERLKGWPAFNIEEGRIVFKLQENKFHYMAMSDDRQRFMPMPKDRLTGETLDYKEAVLLTNPTNPEFKGEVDDKYLYSCDNKDNQVHGWVSSDPPVGFWIITPSNEFRTGGPIKQDLTSHVGPYVLAMFISRHYAGDDIDLKFQTEEYWKKVFGPVFIYLNFDATAKSHPSVLWNDAKQRMQKEVASWPYRFPFSKDYVKSNQRGAVSGQLLVDDWFINKQPVPGASAFVGLAPLGVAGSWQLESKGYQFWTKTDQNGKFLIQDVIPGTYSLFAWIPGTLGDYKYAYDITISQGTVVEARNMIFKAPREGETLWEIGIPDRSAAEFFIPNPSPKFKIHKYRVEVEKFRQYGLWTRYEDLYPQEDLIFKVGISNYKKDWFFAHVTRKATNDEYVPTTWKILFDLKNINKGANYTLQLALASANRAELQVRFNDPKTLPHFTTGPIGKDNTLARHGIHGVYHFYSIGIAGSWLATGMNTIFLTQASSRGLFREVMYDYIRFEGPI, from the exons ATGCCAATGGTCGTAGGACGCGGACGCAGGTGGAGTGACTTGATTATTTGGTGGGTCGGAGTGGTTTTGCAGCTGTTGTTTTTACTTAGCAATGCCCAGAATTTGCAGGG CAGGGAAGGACTTTCAGAAGACAAAATTCAAGCTGATTTGCCATCTGCTGGTGTGCAGTTACTTGAACAGGATAAGCAA ATTGTAATGTGTAATGGAATAGTAAGCATCACATTAACAGTACCAGGTGGTGCAGTTACCAACATAACATACAAAGACAGTGGCAATTTGCTTGAAACCAAAGACACTAAAGAATATAACCGAGG CTTAGAAGGAACAAGTTACAAGATCATAGtgcaaaatgaaaatcaaacaGAGATTTCCTTCACTAGAACATGGAAAGTTGGCAGCTCTGATGCCCCTTTAAATGTTGATAAAAG ATTCGTGATGTTGCGTAATTCCCCTGGATTCTATTCCTATGCTGTGCTTGAACGCTTGAAAGGATGGCCGGCTTTCAACATCGAAGAAGGAAGAATTGTGTTCAAGCTTCAAGAAAATAA gtTTCATTACATGGCAATGTCAGATGACAGGCAACGATTTATGCCAATGCCCAAGGATCGTCTTACTGGCGAGACCTTAGATTATAAAGAAGCAGTTCTCTTAACAAATCCAACCAATCCTGAATTCAAAGGCGAG GTGGATGACAAGTACTTGTACTCATGTGACAATAAAGACAATCAAGTTCATGGGTGGGTAAGCAGTGATCCCCCTGTGGGTTTCTGGATTATCACGCCAAGTAATGAGTTTCGTACAGGCGGCCCCATTAAACAAGATCTTACATCCCATGTTGGTCCATATGTTCTTGCT ATGTTTATTAGCAGACACTATGCGGGGGACGATATAGATCTCAAATTTCAAACTGAAGAGTATTGGAAGAAGGTTTTTGGTCCTGTTTTTATCTATCTCAATTTTGATGCTACGGCAAAATCCCATCCATCTGTCCTTTGGAACGACGCCAAACAGAGA ATGCAGAAAGAGGTAGCTAGTTGGCCGTACcgttttcctttttcaaaaGACTATGTTAAATCCAATCAAAGGGGAGCTGTAAGCGGTCAATTACTTGTTGACGattg GTTCATAAATAAGCAACCTGTGCCTGGAGCCTCAGCTTTTGTGGGATTAGCACCCTTAGGAGTTGCTGGTTCATGGCAATTAGAAAGCAAG GGTTATCAATTTTGGACAAAGACAgaccaaaatggaaaattcttgATACAAGATGTGATACCTGGGACTTACAGCCTGTTTGCATGGATTCCTGGAACTCTTGGAGATTATAAATATGCTTATGACATCACCATCTCCCAAGGAACTGTTGTTGAGGctagaaatatgatttttaaggCTCCACGAGAAGGTGAAACATTGTGGGAGATTGGAATCCCTGATCGCTCAGCTGCTGAGTTTTTCATTCCAAATCCTAGTCCGAAATTCAAGATACATAAATACAGAGTTGAAGTTGAAAA GTTTAGACAATACGGTCTCTGGACAAGATATGAGGATTTGTATCCACAAGAAGATCTAATTTTCAAAGTTGGTATCAGTAATTATAAGAAAGATTGGTTTTTTGCACATGTGACAAG GAAAGCGACAAATGATGAGTACGTACCAACAacatggaaaattttattcgacctgaaaaatattaacaaaggAGCAAACTACACCCTCCAACTGGCCCTAGCATCAGCAAATAGGGCTGAATTACAa GTACGTTTCAATGATCCTAAAACACTACCACATTTCACAACGGGACCAATAGGCAAGGATAACACGCTAGCAAGACATGGCATTCATGGAGTGTATCATTTTTACAGTATTGGAATTGCCGGAAGTTGGCTTGCCACTGGAATgaacacaatttttttaacacagGCAAGTAGCCGAGGGCTCTTTAGAGAAGTCATGTATGATTATATCCGTTTCGAAGGCCCTATCTAA